A region from the Oceanidesulfovibrio marinus genome encodes:
- a CDS encoding HD-GYP domain-containing protein — protein sequence MKKIAAAQLKVGMFVVNAGLSWMDYPYLYQEEGELTSSEQIDAILEGGYAEVFVDPGRGSYLGLKDEGPLEDSLLGHADSLSGTQLKKINLVEEMGRARKIYADSLQFAREFLQGARMGYLVDYTQSERLVESVIDSVVRNEDAMVSLTKLRSFDEYSYTHSINVAVLAVAFGKNLGLPRDRLRALGSAGIFHDLGKSRIPEAILNKPGKLTAEEFEVMKSHPRFGFELLVQQGSASDQVLLGVLQHHEKFNGKGYPGGVSGNAISLLARIIAVADVYDALTSERVYKKGMMPYKALSLMYTMRGEDFHIGYVERFIKSMGIYPVGSFVRLSTREYAVVTGSNMAAPLFPQVTVVLTPGQRGCPPRELDLDAARNGGETIEIIECLNPRDFKIDPAAYLM from the coding sequence ATGAAGAAGATTGCGGCCGCGCAATTGAAGGTCGGCATGTTCGTCGTCAATGCCGGTCTGTCCTGGATGGACTACCCGTACCTCTATCAGGAGGAGGGTGAGCTCACGTCCAGCGAACAGATCGATGCGATCCTTGAGGGCGGCTACGCAGAGGTCTTCGTCGATCCCGGTCGGGGCAGCTACCTCGGCCTGAAGGACGAGGGGCCCCTTGAGGATTCGCTGCTGGGGCATGCGGACTCCCTGTCCGGAACCCAGCTCAAGAAGATCAACCTCGTGGAGGAGATGGGCCGTGCGCGTAAGATCTACGCAGACTCTCTGCAGTTTGCGCGGGAGTTTCTGCAAGGCGCGCGCATGGGCTACCTCGTGGACTACACCCAGTCCGAGAGGCTGGTGGAGTCCGTTATCGACAGCGTGGTGCGCAACGAAGACGCCATGGTCAGCCTGACCAAGCTGCGCTCCTTTGACGAGTACTCCTACACCCACTCCATAAACGTCGCGGTGCTGGCCGTGGCCTTTGGCAAGAACCTGGGCCTGCCGCGCGATCGCCTGCGCGCTCTGGGCTCGGCCGGCATATTCCACGACCTGGGCAAGTCCAGAATTCCCGAGGCCATCCTCAACAAGCCGGGCAAGCTGACCGCCGAGGAGTTCGAGGTCATGAAGTCGCACCCCAGGTTCGGCTTCGAGCTTTTGGTGCAGCAGGGCAGCGCGTCTGATCAGGTCCTGCTCGGCGTGCTCCAGCACCATGAGAAGTTCAACGGCAAGGGCTACCCGGGCGGTGTGTCCGGCAACGCCATTTCGCTGCTGGCGCGGATCATTGCAGTGGCCGACGTATACGACGCCCTGACCAGCGAGCGCGTCTACAAGAAGGGCATGATGCCGTACAAGGCACTGTCGCTCATGTACACCATGCGCGGCGAGGACTTCCACATCGGCTACGTGGAGCGGTTCATCAAGTCCATGGGCATCTACCCGGTGGGCAGCTTCGTGCGGCTCTCCACGCGGGAGTACGCCGTGGTCACCGGCTCCAACATGGCGGCGCCGCTCTTCCCGCAGGTGACGGTGGTGCTTACGCCGGGCCAGCGCGGCTGCCCACCCCGCGAGCTCGATCTCGACGCCGCCCGCAATGGAGGCGAGACCATCGAGATCATCGAGTGCCTGAACCCCAGGGATTTCAAGATAGACCCGGCCGCGTACCTGATGTGA
- a CDS encoding chemotaxis protein CheB, with translation MLSCLAKYRFCIVGLGASAGGIEALVEFLGHLPGAPGCAFILAMPAQPGFSGNILDELRKLTQMAVDPAKDGVELRPDHIYMLPPEALPRLDSGVLRLEKPPAGGQHHPIDALFLALACGSRDCFAAIVFSGTEDDGARGMAAVKSAGGLTMVQAPCSAFFGSLPIASQGSGDVDHCSPPGDLAEHLMQYLRYKMVDNAHMTGLANAEHGKPQYGCAADDILSRNDDDEHAAKLQRALESDDRPALLVDSDLVLRACSPAAQRLFRINQARLNRPLKDLRFLQAGADIESWCRNVLHHAVRCEEELRLEDGRHFLLRMVPHRQDENGADGVVLLFKDISSRKALEEGLRLSNERLALVLEATGAGVYEYKIPPDATTYHSARWAEILGYRLYEIPPYDAFPEWFVEKAHPADVDRMHAAYRAFTAGTTDKCDIEIRLRRKDGSYVWTHYVSRAASRDAEGHATHVVGLMVDITEKKNIELELERRVEKRTAELSESRSRLRTLLDNFPKGGVSLFDHDLRILIAAGEIFNTIAGAREQQEGKTIHEAFDPQMVEFIEPIFRRVLKGERVSYEFEINNNYYEATAVPVRDEHGAVRAGMAMAHVVTSQRDLEKRLRASRNEMRRHASQLVATIKAMNDGVVVYNADGSIAMANRTALNFFHVGGTEITPLNESRALEFRLWRDGEEIALDATPSRRALNGETVIDEVLEVRRSDGTSIVLNNNASPIYDDKDELIGCVLVLRDITEQLQREHELEQAKEAAQAANAAKTAFLANMSHELRTPLTGILGMAALLNEQTRPDEIEGHAALILEAGRQLQTILDDILDLTQIETNRITLRPSPVDIAELIWSITLLHKPTAEVKSLALHSSIDPDIPEQMMADKNRLQQVLDNLIGNAIKYTNSGRIDIWVSMQESDSGRLVRFDIRDTGAGIAQDQLGLVFEKFYQTGDYLTKPQKGVGLGLAISKSLIRLMGGDIFVESTLGKGSVFSIVIPYTPVQAETVDKRPKVKRPPDLLAVLPPQKVLLVEDNAINRKFMKTLLEQTGHQVSEASDGQQAVTAIEQEPFDLVFMDVQMPIMDGLEATRQIRASENPRVRDTKIIALTAYALESDRKRIERSGIAWYVAKPVNVEGLAEAMRTAIAS, from the coding sequence ATGCTTTCCTGCCTGGCCAAATACCGCTTCTGCATCGTGGGTCTCGGCGCCTCTGCCGGAGGCATCGAAGCCTTGGTGGAGTTTCTCGGCCATCTGCCCGGCGCGCCCGGTTGCGCCTTCATTCTTGCCATGCCTGCCCAGCCGGGTTTCTCCGGCAATATATTGGATGAGCTTCGGAAGCTCACGCAGATGGCTGTGGACCCGGCCAAGGACGGCGTCGAGCTCCGGCCAGACCATATCTACATGCTCCCGCCCGAGGCGCTGCCGCGCCTGGACAGCGGCGTCCTGCGGCTGGAAAAGCCTCCCGCCGGCGGCCAGCATCATCCCATCGACGCGCTCTTTCTCGCACTGGCTTGTGGCTCGCGCGACTGCTTCGCAGCCATCGTCTTCTCCGGCACGGAAGATGACGGCGCACGAGGCATGGCGGCCGTCAAATCCGCCGGCGGCCTGACCATGGTGCAGGCCCCCTGCTCCGCCTTTTTCGGCTCCCTGCCCATTGCGTCGCAGGGATCGGGCGATGTGGACCACTGCTCGCCACCCGGCGATCTGGCCGAGCACCTTATGCAGTATCTGCGATATAAAATGGTGGATAACGCCCATATGACAGGCCTGGCAAATGCAGAGCACGGGAAGCCCCAGTACGGCTGCGCCGCGGACGATATCCTCTCGCGCAATGATGACGACGAGCATGCGGCCAAGCTGCAACGCGCTCTGGAATCGGACGACCGCCCCGCCCTGCTCGTGGACAGTGACCTGGTGCTCCGCGCATGCTCCCCAGCCGCGCAACGCCTCTTCCGTATCAACCAGGCAAGGCTGAACCGTCCGCTCAAAGACCTGCGCTTCCTGCAGGCCGGCGCCGATATCGAGAGTTGGTGCCGAAACGTGCTGCACCATGCCGTCCGATGCGAGGAGGAGCTGCGCCTGGAGGACGGCCGCCACTTCCTTCTGCGCATGGTGCCACACCGCCAGGACGAGAACGGCGCCGACGGCGTGGTGCTGCTGTTCAAGGACATCTCCTCCCGCAAGGCGCTGGAAGAGGGTCTGCGCCTCAGCAACGAACGCCTGGCCCTGGTCCTGGAAGCGACAGGGGCCGGCGTCTACGAGTACAAAATCCCTCCGGACGCCACCACCTATCACAGCGCCCGATGGGCCGAGATCCTCGGCTACCGCCTATATGAGATTCCGCCCTATGACGCCTTCCCGGAATGGTTCGTCGAAAAGGCCCACCCCGCCGATGTGGATAGGATGCACGCCGCCTACAGAGCGTTCACGGCAGGAACCACGGACAAGTGCGACATCGAAATCCGCCTGCGCCGCAAGGACGGGTCGTACGTCTGGACGCACTATGTTTCCCGAGCCGCCTCCCGTGACGCCGAAGGCCACGCCACCCACGTGGTGGGCTTGATGGTGGACATCACGGAAAAGAAGAACATCGAGCTGGAGCTGGAGCGCCGGGTGGAAAAGCGTACGGCCGAGCTCTCGGAGAGCCGCTCGCGTCTGCGCACGCTGCTGGACAACTTTCCCAAGGGCGGCGTTTCCCTCTTCGACCACGACCTGCGCATTCTCATCGCCGCCGGCGAGATTTTCAACACCATAGCCGGGGCCAGGGAACAACAAGAAGGCAAGACCATCCACGAGGCTTTCGATCCGCAAATGGTCGAGTTCATCGAGCCCATCTTCCGCCGGGTCCTGAAGGGCGAGCGAGTCAGCTATGAGTTCGAAATAAATAACAACTACTACGAGGCCACCGCCGTTCCGGTCCGGGACGAGCACGGCGCGGTGCGCGCCGGCATGGCCATGGCCCATGTGGTCACCTCACAGCGCGATCTCGAAAAACGGCTGCGCGCCAGCCGGAACGAAATGCGCCGCCACGCCTCCCAGCTCGTGGCCACCATCAAGGCCATGAACGACGGCGTGGTGGTCTACAACGCCGACGGCTCCATAGCCATGGCCAACCGCACGGCCCTGAACTTCTTCCATGTGGGCGGCACGGAGATCACCCCGCTCAACGAGTCGCGCGCCCTGGAGTTCCGGCTCTGGCGGGACGGCGAGGAGATCGCGCTGGACGCAACGCCCTCGCGCCGCGCCCTGAACGGCGAGACCGTGATCGACGAGGTGCTGGAGGTACGCCGCTCGGACGGCACCAGCATCGTTCTGAACAACAACGCCTCGCCCATCTACGATGACAAGGACGAGCTCATCGGCTGCGTGCTCGTGCTGCGGGACATCACAGAGCAGCTCCAGCGGGAGCACGAGCTGGAGCAGGCCAAGGAGGCGGCCCAGGCGGCCAACGCGGCCAAGACCGCCTTTCTGGCCAACATGAGCCACGAGCTGCGCACGCCGCTCACAGGCATCCTGGGCATGGCCGCCCTGCTCAACGAGCAGACAAGGCCGGACGAGATCGAAGGGCACGCCGCCCTCATCCTGGAAGCCGGCAGACAGCTGCAGACAATCCTCGATGATATTCTGGACCTGACCCAGATCGAGACGAACCGCATAACCCTGCGGCCGAGCCCGGTGGACATCGCGGAGCTCATCTGGTCCATAACCCTGCTGCACAAGCCCACGGCCGAGGTCAAATCCCTGGCCCTGCACAGCTCTATCGATCCCGATATTCCGGAGCAGATGATGGCGGACAAGAACCGCCTGCAGCAGGTGCTGGACAACCTCATCGGCAACGCCATCAAGTACACCAACTCCGGCAGGATAGACATCTGGGTGTCCATGCAGGAATCGGACAGCGGCAGGCTGGTGCGGTTCGATATCCGCGATACCGGTGCGGGCATAGCGCAGGACCAGCTCGGCCTGGTGTTTGAAAAGTTCTACCAGACCGGCGACTACCTGACCAAACCGCAGAAAGGCGTGGGGCTGGGGCTGGCCATCTCGAAGAGCCTCATCCGGCTCATGGGCGGGGATATCTTTGTGGAAAGCACCCTGGGCAAGGGCAGCGTGTTCAGCATTGTCATTCCCTACACGCCGGTGCAGGCGGAGACAGTCGATAAGCGCCCCAAGGTCAAACGGCCGCCGGACCTGCTGGCTGTCCTGCCGCCGCAGAAAGTGCTGCTCGTGGAGGACAACGCCATCAACCGCAAGTTCATGAAGACGCTGCTGGAGCAGACCGGCCACCAGGTGTCCGAAGCGTCCGACGGGCAGCAGGCCGTAACGGCCATTGAGCAGGAGCCCTTCGACCTCGTGTTCATGGATGTGCAGATGCCGATTATGGACGGGCTGGAAGCGACCCGGCAGATCCGGGCCTCGGAGAATCCGCGCGTGCGGGACACCAAGATCATCGCGCTCACGGCCTATGCCCTGGAGAGTGACCGCAAGCGGATCGAACGCTCCGGCATTGCCTGGTACGTGGCCAAGCCCGTGAACGTGGAAGGGCTGGCCGAAGCCATGCGCACGGCCATCGCAAGCTGA
- a CDS encoding autotransporter domain-containing protein gives MTVTNPFDTGAGSFRQALVDASSGDTISFAIGYDSTITVSSSLLVNKNVSLLNNSGYSVQLVDATNGHGIEVVSNTVLDIGGASPLTIGASTTGGTSAIGIYTPGGGYTIGSLGENTTINARAAASSAYGMSVSTSLEIGTLAGAVNATSTDSYASGLHSSFGTINITTLSGSVSATGKNSVYGLYTDSGDIINIDTLSGAVSATSTGNGAFGFYSFLASIDIGTLSGAVSAMSSSGYAYGLYTNTGAINIGTLTGAVNATSTDSYASGLYSSFGAINIDTLSGAVSATGRDTTYGLYSRLGSIDIGTLSGTVSATSTDGDAHGLEAGSDLSIGTLSGSVSATSSGNYSDAYGLYSDSGAIDIGTLSGAVSATGSGNYSDAYGLYSDSGAIDIGTLSGTVSATGSGTYYSNAYGLYSNSGDIDITTLSGAVSATNSAGSAQGLSLNGGTINIDTLSGAVSATGTDFVSGLYLNAGAIDIGTLSGAVSATSTEDDAYGFYSFLASIDIGTLSGTVSATSTGGDTYGLYSDSGSIDIGTLSGAVSAASKDYRAFGIKSGGALNGGDSATAAKITGMVSAVGGSYASAIEADGATNLYVAGTLYAEDTSGGGNAWAVKTGGADDLLTLNSARIIGKVDMAAGSDLLTLLGSGTATDQFMNIEDLVVGDGSAPTRWEWGTGTGTTHFDAVDILSNAALQVGKGAVINSPVSVHAGGTLGGYGTVAGNVVNSGTVSPGGSIGTLTINGDYTQTAGGALFMELGTYTQDQLVVTGAANLDGALILVPEAGALFRGGTSWTVLTADGGINGGFHSTSILSSSPTLTFLSTQTGGVLSVSTYRSTPYTAFALGGRSMGLSQLLTSATNDATGEMAEMLAGLDFSSGAEISYAMESLSAESYGAFSQSALEGGRALTAAQRAGLRSGGVAPGRTYIGDLNQGGGTSDAPQSTGLAADEAPGSAGSPELTVFLEPFGMHANQGSSGDRVGYDAMTWGLAAGFLYHPTESWTLGIAPGFFSQSLQEDGPGDGEGSVVEWSVAALIGYATDDFYMDAMARLGWDSFRSNKDLVLPGMPRSADARWNGTNLTFALGGGYDFHAGGFTFGPVGSLAWSNLHEDSFEEKDAGLLGQHIRARNSQSLNTELGARITRTFESEYGDITPELRMVWNAEWLDGGRSISSSFIGYAGGRYSAQLADQRYRAGLLDAGLTWAVTDRFSIVARTSVELFRPDHDSLSGSLRLQYTF, from the coding sequence GTGACTGTGACCAATCCGTTCGATACAGGCGCCGGCTCTTTTCGCCAAGCCCTGGTGGACGCGAGCTCGGGCGATACCATTTCATTCGCCATTGGCTACGATTCCACCATCACCGTGTCGTCCTCCCTCCTGGTCAATAAGAATGTGTCGTTGCTCAACAATTCCGGGTACTCAGTCCAGTTGGTGGATGCGACGAATGGACACGGCATTGAGGTCGTATCAAACACTGTTCTGGATATCGGCGGAGCGTCCCCGCTCACGATTGGCGCGTCGACTACAGGTGGTACATCGGCAATCGGGATATACACCCCGGGGGGCGGGTACACGATCGGCAGCCTGGGCGAGAATACCACGATCAACGCGCGGGCGGCGGCATCGAGCGCGTACGGCATGTCTGTCAGTACCAGCCTCGAAATAGGCACGCTCGCGGGTGCCGTGAACGCCACGAGTACAGACTCCTACGCCTCTGGGCTGCATTCGAGTTTCGGCACCATCAACATCACCACCCTGTCCGGCTCGGTGAGCGCCACGGGCAAAAACAGCGTCTATGGGCTGTATACGGATTCCGGCGACATTATCAACATCGACACGCTGTCCGGGGCAGTCAGCGCCACGAGCACAGGCAACGGCGCCTTTGGGTTCTATTCGTTTCTCGCCAGCATCGATATCGGCACGCTGTCCGGCGCAGTCAGCGCCATGAGTTCCAGCGGGTACGCCTATGGGCTGTATACGAATACCGGCGCCATCAACATCGGCACGCTCACGGGTGCCGTGAACGCCACGAGTACAGACTCCTACGCCTCTGGGCTGTATTCGAGTTTCGGCGCCATCAACATCGACACGCTGTCCGGGGCTGTGAGCGCCACGGGCAGAGACACCACCTATGGGCTGTATTCGAGGCTCGGCAGCATCGACATCGGCACGCTGTCCGGCACTGTCAGCGCCACGAGTACCGACGGGGATGCCCATGGGCTGGAAGCAGGCAGTGATCTGAGTATTGGTACGCTGTCCGGATCAGTCAGCGCCACGAGCTCAGGCAACTACAGCGATGCCTATGGGCTGTATTCGGATTCCGGCGCCATCGACATCGGCACGCTGTCCGGGGCTGTGAGCGCCACGGGCTCAGGCAACTACAGCGATGCCTATGGGCTGTATTCGGATTCCGGCGCCATCGACATCGGCACGCTGTCCGGCACGGTGAGCGCCACGGGTTCAGGCACATACTACAGTAATGCCTATGGGCTGTATTCGAATTCCGGCGACATTGACATCACCACGCTGTCCGGGGCTGTGAGCGCCACGAACTCCGCAGGCAGCGCCCAGGGGCTGTCTTTGAATGGGGGCACCATCAACATAGATACACTGTCCGGCGCAGTGAGCGCCACGGGCACAGACTTCGTCTCCGGGCTGTATCTGAATGCAGGCGCCATCGACATCGGCACGCTGTCCGGGGCTGTGAGCGCCACGAGTACCGAAGACGACGCCTATGGGTTCTATTCGTTTCTCGCCAGTATCGATATCGGCACACTGTCCGGCACGGTGAGCGCTACGAGCACAGGCGGCGACACTTATGGGCTGTATTCGGATTCAGGCTCCATCGACATCGGCACACTCTCCGGCGCGGTCAGCGCCGCGAGTAAAGATTACAGGGCCTTTGGCATCAAATCCGGCGGCGCTCTCAACGGCGGCGATTCAGCCACGGCCGCGAAGATCACAGGCATGGTCTCGGCAGTTGGCGGTAGCTACGCATCGGCCATAGAAGCAGACGGCGCGACGAACCTCTATGTGGCCGGCACACTGTACGCCGAGGACACCTCGGGCGGCGGCAACGCCTGGGCCGTGAAGACCGGCGGGGCGGACGACCTCCTGACCCTGAATTCGGCGCGGATTATCGGTAAGGTGGACATGGCCGCGGGCTCGGACCTCTTGACTTTGCTCGGCTCCGGAACCGCCACGGACCAGTTCATGAACATCGAAGATCTGGTGGTGGGCGACGGCTCCGCTCCCACGCGCTGGGAGTGGGGCACGGGCACGGGAACCACACACTTTGACGCCGTGGACATCCTGTCCAACGCGGCGCTGCAGGTGGGCAAAGGCGCGGTTATCAACAGCCCGGTCTCGGTCCATGCCGGCGGCACCCTGGGTGGCTACGGCACCGTGGCCGGCAACGTAGTGAACTCGGGCACGGTGAGCCCTGGCGGCTCTATCGGCACCCTGACCATCAATGGCGACTACACCCAGACCGCCGGCGGCGCGCTGTTCATGGAGCTGGGCACATACACCCAGGACCAGCTCGTCGTGACCGGCGCGGCGAACCTCGACGGCGCCCTTATTCTTGTGCCCGAAGCTGGTGCGCTGTTCCGCGGCGGCACGAGCTGGACCGTGCTTACCGCGGACGGCGGTATCAACGGCGGGTTCCATTCCACCTCCATACTTTCCAGCTCGCCGACACTGACCTTTCTGAGCACGCAAACCGGCGGCGTCCTCAGCGTGAGCACCTATCGCTCGACGCCGTACACGGCCTTTGCCCTGGGCGGGCGCTCCATGGGCCTGTCCCAGCTCCTGACTTCGGCCACAAACGATGCCACGGGCGAGATGGCCGAGATGCTGGCCGGGCTGGACTTCTCCTCCGGAGCCGAAATCAGCTACGCCATGGAGTCGCTCTCGGCCGAGTCCTACGGCGCCTTCAGCCAGAGCGCCCTGGAAGGCGGCCGGGCCCTGACCGCGGCCCAGCGCGCCGGCCTGCGCAGCGGCGGCGTGGCCCCGGGCCGCACCTACATCGGCGACCTGAACCAGGGCGGCGGCACCAGCGACGCCCCACAAAGCACGGGCCTGGCTGCGGACGAGGCGCCCGGTTCGGCAGGTTCGCCCGAGCTCACCGTGTTCCTGGAGCCTTTCGGCATGCACGCCAACCAGGGCTCCAGCGGCGACCGCGTGGGCTACGACGCCATGACCTGGGGCCTTGCCGCCGGGTTCCTCTACCATCCGACAGAGAGCTGGACGCTGGGTATCGCGCCGGGCTTCTTCTCCCAGAGCCTGCAGGAAGACGGCCCGGGCGACGGCGAGGGCAGCGTGGTGGAGTGGTCCGTGGCAGCTTTGATCGGCTATGCGACAGACGACTTTTATATGGATGCCATGGCCCGGCTCGGCTGGGACAGCTTTCGCTCCAACAAGGACCTCGTCCTGCCGGGCATGCCGCGCTCGGCCGACGCGCGGTGGAATGGCACCAACCTGACTTTCGCCCTCGGCGGCGGGTACGACTTCCACGCCGGCGGCTTCACCTTCGGCCCGGTCGGCTCCCTGGCCTGGAGCAATCTGCACGAGGACAGCTTCGAGGAAAAGGACGCCGGCCTGCTGGGCCAGCATATCCGCGCGCGGAACTCGCAGTCCCTGAACACGGAGCTCGGCGCGCGCATCACCCGGACCTTCGAGAGCGAGTACGGCGATATCACGCCGGAGCTGCGCATGGTCTGGAACGCGGAGTGGCTGGACGGCGGCCGCTCCATTTCCTCGTCCTTCATCGGCTACGCCGGGGGCAGGTACTCGGCGCAGCTGGCCGACCAGCGCTACCGCGCCGGGCTCTTAGATGCCGGGCTCACGTGGGCCGTGACCGACCGGTTCAGCATCGTGGCGCGGACCAGCGTGGAGCTTTTCCGGCCAGACCACGACTCCCTGTCCGGCAGCCTGCGCCTGCAGTACACGTTCTAA
- a CDS encoding nicotinate phosphoribosyltransferase, whose product MSAFTLPNNHKPFTDAYFLHSRNILERDGLNPMVTYEVFIRNGPGEVRGVDEAVAMIDTYAPELAARGGSVHALPEGSRYEGGEPLMHIRGPVQDLIELETMYLGVLAAETTRANAGHGVDLEQVAERARKIRELCPDKELIYFGSRHWRYDDDAAISKAVLEQGWDGASTEVGARAGGFSHGLGTIPHALVLIYAHAFGRETATLKATDAFNRNIDKSVPRIALVDSFNREIDDTLATARALGEDLYAVRLDTPGEHPAQGADPEDRDADIYNGFWGGSGVTVSGTKAMREALDAAGFEHVNIVLSSGFGELDKVQAFLEGERRHGRLFEAMGIGGLFPAWHATSDIVQVEGRDLAKEGRGYRANPRMVRML is encoded by the coding sequence ATGTCCGCCTTTACACTTCCCAACAACCACAAACCCTTTACCGACGCCTACTTCCTTCATTCGCGCAATATTCTGGAACGGGACGGCCTGAACCCCATGGTCACCTACGAAGTCTTCATCCGCAACGGGCCGGGCGAGGTCCGCGGCGTGGACGAGGCCGTGGCCATGATCGACACATACGCCCCGGAGCTGGCGGCCAGGGGAGGCTCCGTACACGCACTGCCCGAGGGCTCCCGTTACGAGGGCGGCGAACCGCTGATGCACATCCGCGGCCCGGTGCAGGACCTCATCGAGCTGGAGACCATGTACCTGGGCGTGCTCGCGGCCGAGACCACGCGCGCCAACGCAGGGCACGGCGTGGACCTGGAGCAGGTCGCCGAGCGCGCCAGAAAGATTCGTGAGCTCTGCCCGGACAAGGAGCTCATCTATTTCGGCTCGCGTCACTGGCGCTACGATGACGACGCCGCCATCAGCAAGGCCGTGCTGGAGCAGGGCTGGGACGGAGCCTCCACGGAGGTTGGCGCACGGGCCGGCGGGTTCAGCCACGGGCTGGGCACCATCCCCCACGCTCTGGTGCTGATCTACGCGCACGCCTTTGGCCGGGAGACGGCCACGCTCAAGGCCACCGACGCCTTCAACCGCAATATTGACAAGTCCGTGCCGCGCATCGCCCTGGTGGACAGCTTCAACAGGGAGATCGACGACACCCTGGCCACGGCGCGGGCGCTGGGCGAAGACCTCTACGCCGTGCGGCTGGACACGCCGGGCGAGCACCCGGCCCAGGGCGCCGACCCGGAGGACAGGGACGCGGACATCTATAACGGGTTCTGGGGCGGCAGCGGCGTTACCGTGAGCGGAACCAAGGCCATGCGCGAGGCGCTGGACGCCGCAGGCTTCGAGCACGTGAACATCGTGCTTTCCAGCGGCTTTGGCGAGCTGGACAAGGTGCAGGCGTTTCTGGAAGGGGAGCGCCGCCACGGCCGGCTGTTCGAGGCCATGGGCATCGGCGGGCTGTTCCCGGCCTGGCACGCCACGTCCGATATCGTGCAGGTGGAAGGCCGCGACCTAGCCAAGGAAGGCCGGGGCTACCGGGCCAACCCGCGTATGGTCCGCATGCTATGA
- a CDS encoding cysteine hydrolase family protein — MDITRSALVIIDMVNDFVRPKGALHVPGAEGCAPAIASLRKAFHAGGGLVLFLCDAHDPQDPEFESWPAHSVRGTEGAQVITELAPEPGDIVIPKCCIDTFKQPEFPELLACRKIETLIVTGVATEYCVLATALGGRRHGYDVTVVEDAVRGVDLKEGDVDKAIRSMREAGCRFAPSGKVLAEIEG, encoded by the coding sequence ATGGACATCACGCGATCAGCGCTCGTGATCATCGACATGGTCAACGATTTTGTCCGGCCAAAGGGCGCTCTGCACGTGCCCGGCGCAGAGGGTTGCGCGCCGGCAATCGCCTCGTTGCGCAAGGCGTTCCACGCCGGCGGCGGGCTGGTCCTTTTTCTCTGCGATGCACACGACCCGCAGGACCCGGAGTTCGAGAGCTGGCCGGCCCACTCGGTTCGCGGCACAGAGGGCGCGCAGGTGATAACCGAGCTCGCCCCGGAGCCAGGGGACATCGTTATCCCCAAGTGCTGCATCGACACCTTTAAGCAACCGGAGTTCCCGGAGCTTCTGGCCTGCCGGAAGATCGAGACCCTCATCGTCACCGGCGTGGCCACGGAGTACTGCGTGCTGGCCACGGCCCTGGGCGGCCGCAGGCACGGGTATGACGTGACCGTGGTGGAGGACGCCGTACGGGGCGTGGACCTGAAGGAGGGCGACGTGGACAAGGCGATACGCTCCATGCGCGAGGCCGGATGCCGATTCGCCCCCTCGGGCAAGGTGCTGGCGGAAATAGAGGGCTGA
- a CDS encoding response regulator transcription factor, with protein sequence MKQTVLVVDDAVLIRELLRDVLEEEGYNVIEASDGEEALRVADRQTPDLCIVDIFLPKRGGLSVMSELASRIGAGRIIAITGGENFDAQTVLELAQPLDVADALAKPIDTNKLIATVRRILPNSRNGSGSNGDSAANS encoded by the coding sequence GTGAAACAAACAGTTCTTGTTGTAGACGATGCCGTACTTATCAGGGAGTTGTTGCGGGACGTGCTCGAAGAGGAAGGGTACAATGTGATCGAGGCGTCCGACGGCGAGGAGGCCCTGCGGGTGGCGGATCGGCAGACCCCGGACCTCTGCATCGTCGACATCTTTCTGCCCAAGCGCGGCGGCCTGTCCGTGATGAGCGAGCTTGCCAGCCGGATCGGGGCCGGACGCATCATCGCCATCACCGGCGGTGAGAACTTCGATGCCCAGACCGTGCTGGAGCTGGCCCAGCCCCTTGATGTGGCTGACGCTTTGGCCAAGCCCATCGACACGAACAAGCTCATCGCCACCGTGCGGCGTATCCTGCCCAACTCGCGCAACGGCTCCGGCTCCAACGGCGACAGCGCGGCGAATTCGTAG